The Flavobacterium sp. N2270 genome contains the following window.
ATTCTCTAAAATAAGTTGCACTACCTTCACTATGACTTTCTGGTTTAAAATCTAAAACAATAGGTTCTTTCTCCAGTTTTTCTTTTTCTTCTTTTGATAGTAAATTGTTTTTAACCATTTGGCCTAAAACAGTATTTCTTCTATCTGTTACTCTTTGAATTCTTTTTTCTCTATTTGGATTATATAAAGAAGGGTTTTTAAGCATTCCTACAAAAACTGCTGCTTCATTTATTGTTAAATTTTTAGGTTCTTTATTGAAGTAAATTTTAGAAGCTGAACGAATTCCTACGGCTCCGTTAACAAAATCTACTTCGTTTAAGTACATGGCAAGAATCTCTTTTTTTGAATACTGTCTTTCCAAACGAACGGCTATTACCCATTCTTTTATTTTTTGAAGAACCCTTAATACAATGTTTTTTGAGCCATCTGCACCATGAAATAAATTTTTAGCCAATTGTTGTGTAATTGTACTTGCACCACCGCTACTTCCTAAAGATAGCGCTGCTCTAAATGTACCTTTAGCGTCAATACCAGAATGTTCATAAAAACGTTCATCTTCTGTAGCAACTAAGGCGTCTACTAAATGTTTAGGAAGATCGGCATATTTTACAGGAACTCTGTTTTCTGCATAAAATTTCCCAATTACTTCACCGTCTGAAGAAATAATTTCTGTAGCTACATTTGAATCTGGATTTTCTAATTTTTCAAAACTTGGCATTTCTCCAAAAAATCCCCATGATGCAAATAAGAATAATAAAATTACCCCTATAACACCAAATAAAAATAGCTTCCAAAATGTTTTAATATATTTTGAAAAATCTTGGTTATTAGTTTGATTTTTTGCCATAAATTATTTTGTTTTTTCTATTCTAAAGCCAAGGTCTGTAATTCCTTTTAAATCTTGAACACCTTCGATATCGCCAGTTTCCCTTACTGCTTGTGAAATAGATATATTGTACTTTCCTTTTTTATTAAAAATAAACCCTTCTTGATACCAAAGCTTACTTTCTTTAATATCTGAAAAACCTTCTCCCATTAATGAACCATCTGGATTAGCCATTAAATACTCTAAAGTATCTGTTTTAACCAAATTATCGGGTTGTTTTAACGATACAATTAAATATAAATTATTATAAGGATAATCGTTATTACTTCTTATGTTTAAAAATAAATCATACGGTTTAATAGTGTCATTTTGTTCAAATGAAAAACTAATGGTATCTGTTTTTTTCCAAGAACCATTTATGTTTTTATATTCATCAAAAACTCGGTCTTTGTCGCAAGACATAAAACTTAGGCCAATTAATAGTATAAAAGCAAACTTATTTTTTCTTAGTAACATTTTTGTTAATAGTTGGTTTAGTTCTTTTTTTATTTTTATTATTATTGTTTTTCTTTTTTGGTTTATCAAAACGAGTTAAACTATCTTGTCCTACAACATTTTGGAAGTTTTCAGTATTTGCTTTTGGTTGTTCAATTACAAAATCTTCAAGAGCAAGAACTTTTTTCTTTTGCTTATTTAATTCGATAATTTCTTTTACCTGTTTTACAGATAAAATATGCCACTGAGAAGATTGATTTTCATATGAAAACCACATTAATTCTTTAAAGATATCTATTTTTTGACAAGCGGCAGAACCTTTTTCGGTATAAAGCTTTGTATCCATATCTGGAATACTTTTTAAAGCGTCTAAATAAGTGTCTAACTCATAATTTAAACAACATTTAAGCTTACCACATTGACCCGCAAGTTTTTGCGGATTTAATGAAAGTTGTTGATAACGTGCTGCTGCTGTGTTTACGCTTCTAAAATCTGTTAACCAAGTTGAACAACACAGTTCTCTACCACAAGATCCAATTCCTCCAAGACGAGCTGCTTCTTGACGAAAACCAACTTGTTTCATTTCGATTCTTATTTTGAATTCTTGTGCAAATTCTTTAATAAGTTGTCTAAAATCTACTCTGTCATTAGCTGTGTAATAAAAAGTTGCTTTAGAGGCATCTCCTTGAAATTCAATATCAGAAATTTTCATTTCTAATTTCAATGAAATGGCTAATTCTCTAGCTTTTACTTTTACTTTTTCTTCCTTGGCACGAGCTTCGCTCCAAATATCAATATCTTTTTGAGTCGCTTTTCTGTAAATCTTTGGCACTTCGCCTTTTGGATCTACGTGCTTTTTTTTCATTTGGATTTTTACCAATTCTCCTGAAAGACTAATAATTCCTACATCGTGACCTGGAGAAGATTCTGTAGCTACAATATCACCAATAGATAAAGGTAATTTTTCTGTATTTCTATAAAATTCTTTTCGTCCGTTTTTAAAACGCACTTCAACACAATCAAAAGGTTCTTGACCTTGAGGTAAACTCATGTTTGAAAGCCAATCGAAAACAGTTAGTTTGTTGCAGCTATCGGTGCCGCAAGTCCCATTATTTTTACATCCTTTTGGAGCTCCGCCATCGGTCCCCGTAGAACAGTTTGTACATGCCATAATTTTTGAATATATAGTGATTGTTCTGTTATACAGAACTACTTGTCAATAGTGTATTTGAGTGTAAAGATAGTATAATTTTTAAACAAAAATAAACTGAAATTTTAGTGATAACGCAAAAACCTATTTACATTTTTAACGTAAATAGGTTTTGAAAAGTATATTTCACTTTAGATTTAAGTAACCTTAACAGATATGATCTTAACGGGACATGCTTTTTCTGCTAGTTCACAATTTTCTAATATTAGATAATCATTTGATTTTATAGTATGAAAACCTTTTGAATTGGTTGAATTTATTAAAACTGTTTTTCCGTCTTTTTTTGACATTTGAAATTGTGCTGGAGCCATTTCTACACAGTAATTACAACCAATACATTTATCTCTTTGTAAAGTAACAACGATCATTAGTTTTCTACAATTTTATAGAGTTTATCTGATAAACGAATTCTAAACGGCACTTTCATAGTACAACTGTCTCCTTTTGATGCTTTTTCGGAAGCTAAATCGTTTACCAAAAAATCTTCTAAAATTAGTTCTTGTGCACCTGTACTTGGGCCTGTAACTAAAAGTTTATCTCCTTTTTTAATGTCGTAAGCTTCAATTTTGAATTCAGCAATATTAGATTTTGGAAAATAATGCATTCCTTTTCCAACATATACTTTTTTCTGAGTTGCGCTCGAACCCGGATTATCTGACCATTCACCTAATTTTTGTCCCAAATAATAACCACTCCAAAAACCACGATTGTAAACGGTTGACAAAGTTTCCATCCAAATACTAATTTTTTCTTTGGTAAAAGTTCCTTCGTAATAAGAATCAATTGCTTCGCGATAGGTTTTGATAACCGTTGCCACATAATCAGCAGCACGACCTCGACCTTCAATTTTTAATACTTTTATTCCCGAATCGATAACTTGGTCTAGAAAATCTAACGTACATAAATCTTTTGGAGACATCATGTATTCGTTGTCCATTTCTATTTCAAAACCAGATTCTTGGTCAATTACCGTATATTTTTTTCTACAATTTTGTTTACAAGCACCACGATTTGCAGAGGAATTATGCGAATGTAAACTCAAATAACATTTTCCCGAAACCGCCATGCATAAAGCTCCGTGACCGAAGATTTCAATTTCAACTAAATTGCCACTTGGGCCTTTAATTTGTTCTTTCTCAATATCTTCCGTTATTTTTTTTACTTGACGCAAACTCAGTTCTCGAGAAAGTACAATTGTATCGGCAAATAAAGCATAAAATTTAACGGTTTCGATGTTGGTAACATTCAATTGGGTAGAAATATGCACCTCAATTCCCATTGTTTTGGCTGACATAATTACCGCTTGATCAGAAGCAATAACGGCTGTAATACCTGCTTCTTTGGCTTTTGTTAATAGTGTTTTTACAATTGATAAATCGTGATCGTAAATAATAGTATTTAAGGTTAGATAGGTTCTAACGTTTTTTTGGTTGCATCTACGAGCAATTTCAGGTAAATCATCTAAAACGAAATTTACTGTTGCACGAGCTCGCATGTTTAATTGTTCGACACCAAAATAAATAGAATCGCAACCATTATCTAAAGCGGCTTGCATGGATTCGAAATTTCCAGCTGGCGCCATCAATTCAATTTTTCCAGAAGTAGTCATTATCCTAAAATTTTATATAATTTGTCCGATAAGCGAATTCTGAAAGGCACTTCAAAAGTAATTTGATCTCCTTTTTTTGATGTTTCACAAGATTTTCCGTCTACAAAAAGAGTAGTGATTGTCAATTCTTGTTCTCCAGTTGTTGGACCTGAAATAAGTATTTTGTCGCCAACAGAAAGTTCTTTGTTTTCAATTAAAAACTGTGCAACTTTTGATTTTGTGAAATAATGTTCGGCTTTTCCAACTAATACTTTTTTAACGGTTATTTTTTGGCGAATGTTTTTACTTATTACCTTTGCTAAAGGTTTATTTGGAAGCTCGCCAGAATTTTTAAATTTCAAAGCATCAGATTTTCCTTTACGGAAAACTTTATTTCCAACTTGCTTTCCTCTTCTTAGCTTTACTTGTTCGTCTAAAGGTAAATGGGTGATTTCTAAACATTCGGTAGAACAACAATTCTCCATTGCGGCTTGGCATTCGTCACATTGAATGAATAATAAATGGCATCCGTCGTTAAAACAATTGGTGTGATTATCACAAGGTTTTCCACATTGGTGGCATTGAGAAACAATATCGTCGGTAATTCTTTCTCCTAATCTGTGATCGAAAACAAAGTTTTTACCAATGAATTTACTTTCAATTTTATCTTCTTTTATTTGACGTGTATATTCAATAATTCCACCTTCTAGTTGGTAGACGTTTTTAAAGCCCTGGTGTTTAAAATACGCACTTGCTTTTTCACAACGTATTCCACCTGTACAATACATTAAAAGATTTTTATCTTCTTTATGGTTTTGTAATTGCTCGTTAATAATGGGTAGACTTTCTCTAAATGTTTCTACATCTGGAGTTATAGCTCCTTTAAAATGTCCAACTTCACTTTCGTAGTGATTTCTAAAATCGACTACAATAGTATTTGGATCTTCTAATAAATTATTAAATTCTTGTGCTTTTAAGTGAATTCCTTTATTAGTAACGTCAAAAGTGTCATCATTTAATCCATCGGCAACAATTTTATGCCTCACTTTTATGGTTAGCTTTAAAAAGGAGTGATCGTCTTGGTCAACTGCAACATTTAATCTTATCCCTTTCATGAAATCATACACTTCTAAAGTTTCTTTAAAAGCTTCAAAATTATCGGCAGGAACACTCATTTGAGCATTAATTCCTTCGTTGGCAACATAAATTCGGCCTAGAGCATCAAGTGCATTCCAAGCAATAAATAATTCGTCGCGAAATTTTTTAGTATCTTCAATTTTGGCATACGCATAGAAAGATAGTGTAAGACGTTGCTTACCTGCTTCATCAATTAATTGAGCTCTTTCTTCTGCGCTTAAGGTGTTATACAGTTGCATGCTATAAACGTTTTAAGTGAGAAAAATATTTTTGCAAAGGTATGAATTTATATAAGTTAGACAAAATATAAGGTTAAAAGGAAACATATTAACAATATTTGTTTCCATAAAAAAAAGAAGTATTTTTACGAAAAATATACAGAAAATGAGTTCAGAAAAAGACGCTAAATTAAAGGCTTTACAACTTACATTAGATAAGCTTGATAAAACTTATGGTAAAGGAACAGTAATGAAAATGGGAGATTCTGCTGTAGAAGAAGTAGAAACAATTTCGTCAGGATCATTAGGTTTAGATATTGCATTAGGAGTAAATGGATATCCGAAAGGAAGAATTATTGAAATATACGGTCCTGAATCATCAGGAAAAACGACTTTAACATTACACGCTATTGCAGAAACGCAAAAAGCAGGTGGGATTGCTGCTTTTATTGATGCAGAGCATGCTTTTGATCGTTTTTATGCTGAAAAATTAGGAATTGATATTGATAATTTAATTATTTCACAACCAGATAATGGAGAACAAGCATTAGAAATTGCAGAAAGTTTAATTCGTTCGGGAGCAGTTGATATTGTTGTAATTGACTCAGTTGCTGCGTTAACACCAAAGAGTGAAATTGAAGGCGATATGGGAGATTCTAAAATGGGATTACATGCTCGTTTGATGTCTCAAGCATTAAGAAAATTAACCGGAACAATTCACAAAACGAAATGTACGGTATTTTTCATTAACCAATTACGTGATAAAATTGGAGTAATGTTTGGAAGTCCAGAAACTACAACAGGAGGAAATGCATTGAAATTCTATGCTTCTGTAAGGGTTGATATTAGAAGATCTACTCAAATTAAAGATGGCGATAACGTTATAGGAAATAGAACTAAAGTTAAAATTGTAAAAAATAAAGTTGCACCGCCTTTTAGAACTGCAGAATTTGACATCATGTATGGAGAAGGAGTTTCTAAAGTAGGAGAGATTTTAGATTTAGCAGTTGAATTCGAAATTGTAAAGAAAAGTGGTTCTTGGTTCAGCTATGGAGAAACTAAGTTAGGGCAAGGACGTGATGCAGTTAAATCTTTAATTAAAGATAATCCAGAACTAATGGATGAATTAGAATTAAAAATTAAAGAATTTTTGAAGGAAAAAAATAGTTAAATAAAAAATCACGTTGAAAAACGTGATTTTTTTGTTTTTACACGCAACCTATTTAATTATTTTGCATCTGTAAATTAAACAATGTAAGTATATGAAAAGAATACTAATGCTTTTAAGCTTTATATTTTTAACAATATCATGTAGTCCTGAAGATGACGGACCTAATGTTCATTATGAAAATTTACCTGTTGTTGAGGTTGAGCTCCCTAGTTCATTTATATTAGGTGAAACACATCCTATAAAAGTTTGGTATTATAAACCAACAACTTGTCATGGGTTTAATGGGTTTTATTATGAAAAAGATTTAAATATTAGAACAATAGCAGTACAAAGCATTGTAAGCGAAAGCTCTTCATGTCAAGATTTAGAACAAGAATTAGTTGAAGCAACAATGTATTTTTATGTAACAAACAACGGATCATATATTTTTAAATTTTGGCAAGGAACAAATACAAGCGGAGAAGATATTTTTCTCGAAGTAGAAGTTCCTGTTGTTGATTAATTAGTAAATCATAGGTGATTATAGAGCAACTTATAAATGACTGTAAAAGAAGAAATACTAAAGCACAAGAGCAGGTTTATAAGACTCTAAGTCCTAAAATTTTTGCAGTTTGTCTTAAGTATTCGAGAAGTTATGCAGAAGCTCAAGATAATTTACAGGAAGGTTTTTTGTTGATTTTTGAAAAAATTGATAAATATGATTTTAAAGGTTCTTTTGAAGGTTGGTGTAAAAGAGTTGTAATAAATTATGTTTTACAACAATATAGAAATCAAAATGTATTTGAAATAATTTCAGAAAACATTCCAGACGAAACAAGTTTGGAAATTGAAGATGATACTGTTTCGATAGAATTTTTAACCAAAATAATACAAGAATTACCAGACCGTTATAGGTTAGTTTTTAATTTATATGTAATGGATGGGTATTCACACAAAGAAATAGCACAAATGTTAGGAATAAGTGTTGGAACGTCTAAATCAAATTTAGCTAGAGCAAAAGGAATATTAAAAGAAAAGATAGAGTTGAATGAGCAATCTTCAATTCCCAAAGTAAAATGAAAGAAAGTAAAAATTTAGAACGTCTTTTTCAAGAAAAATTTAAAGATTTTGAAGTCAACCCACCTTCAGATTCTTGGAATAATATTGCAGCACGTTTAAATAAAAAAGAAAAGAAAAAAAGAGTTATCCCATTTTGGTTTAAGACAAGCGGAATAGCTGCTTCTTTAGCAATTGTTTTTTTTGTTTTTATAAATAAAGGAAACGACACAAGTTTAATAAATAATGATTCAGATAATATAAATGAAAATTCTATTTCAAACGTAGAAGCAAATACAAAAGGAAACGAATTCAACAATCAATTAAATCCAACGTCAATTAAAAGCGAAGGTTTGTTAGATGAAAAAATGTTAAACAACAACAGCAATGTTGTCTTAGAGAACAAGAATTCTGTCAATAGTAAAGAATTGGATAAAAACACATACAATACCATAAATAGCAATTCAAATAGAGGAGTCGTTTCAAACAAAAGTCAAAAAAAGAACAATAAACCTTCTATCAATAAAAGAGAAGTGTTTAGCAATCAAAGTCTAGTGACCAATAATAAAACACAAACGAAATCAAATAATAAACAATTATCTGTTAACGAAAACAATTCGAATTCTATTAGTAAAAATCAAAGTTTAGCAACTAATAATAAATTGCAAAAAAAATCAAACCAAAAAGACAATAATCAATTATTTGTAAATAGTTTAAATTCTATTAGTGAAAACCAAAATTTAGTAACTAATGATAAAACACAAAATAAATCAAATATTGAGAGTAACGAACAATTGTTTGTAAAGCAAAATGCTAATTCTAAAGAGGATAGTCAGTTGGTTTTCAATAAGAAAGAGGGAGAAAACAACAGTTTAATTAATAAATCTAAACTTAAGTTATTAAATTCAAATAAAGGTATTAATAATGAAATGGTTGTTTCAGAAAACTCATCAAGTATAGAAAAAACAGATTCTCTATTAATAGAGAATGAAAATATAATTGCAAATGCAGTTGAAGATAGTATCCTTTTGGCTTCAGTTGAAACTGAAGAAAACCCATTGGAGAAATTGCTTAAAGAAAAGTTAGAAGGGGAAGATGCTGATGAAAAAGAAAAAGAGAAAAGAAATAAATGGGCGGTTAGCACAAACG
Protein-coding sequences here:
- a CDS encoding RNA polymerase sigma factor, which codes for MIIEQLINDCKRRNTKAQEQVYKTLSPKIFAVCLKYSRSYAEAQDNLQEGFLLIFEKIDKYDFKGSFEGWCKRVVINYVLQQYRNQNVFEIISENIPDETSLEIEDDTVSIEFLTKIIQELPDRYRLVFNLYVMDGYSHKEIAQMLGISVGTSKSNLARAKGILKEKIELNEQSSIPKVK
- the recA gene encoding recombinase RecA; its protein translation is MSSEKDAKLKALQLTLDKLDKTYGKGTVMKMGDSAVEEVETISSGSLGLDIALGVNGYPKGRIIEIYGPESSGKTTLTLHAIAETQKAGGIAAFIDAEHAFDRFYAEKLGIDIDNLIISQPDNGEQALEIAESLIRSGAVDIVVIDSVAALTPKSEIEGDMGDSKMGLHARLMSQALRKLTGTIHKTKCTVFFINQLRDKIGVMFGSPETTTGGNALKFYASVRVDIRRSTQIKDGDNVIGNRTKVKIVKNKVAPPFRTAEFDIMYGEGVSKVGEILDLAVEFEIVKKSGSWFSYGETKLGQGRDAVKSLIKDNPELMDELELKIKEFLKEKNS
- a CDS encoding rhodanese-related sulfurtransferase; this encodes MQLYNTLSAEERAQLIDEAGKQRLTLSFYAYAKIEDTKKFRDELFIAWNALDALGRIYVANEGINAQMSVPADNFEAFKETLEVYDFMKGIRLNVAVDQDDHSFLKLTIKVRHKIVADGLNDDTFDVTNKGIHLKAQEFNNLLEDPNTIVVDFRNHYESEVGHFKGAITPDVETFRESLPIINEQLQNHKEDKNLLMYCTGGIRCEKASAYFKHQGFKNVYQLEGGIIEYTRQIKEDKIESKFIGKNFVFDHRLGERITDDIVSQCHQCGKPCDNHTNCFNDGCHLLFIQCDECQAAMENCCSTECLEITHLPLDEQVKLRRGKQVGNKVFRKGKSDALKFKNSGELPNKPLAKVISKNIRQKITVKKVLVGKAEHYFTKSKVAQFLIENKELSVGDKILISGPTTGEQELTITTLFVDGKSCETSKKGDQITFEVPFRIRLSDKLYKILG
- a CDS encoding gliding motility lipoprotein GldH; its protein translation is MLLRKNKFAFILLIGLSFMSCDKDRVFDEYKNINGSWKKTDTISFSFEQNDTIKPYDLFLNIRSNNDYPYNNLYLIVSLKQPDNLVKTDTLEYLMANPDGSLMGEGFSDIKESKLWYQEGFIFNKKGKYNISISQAVRETGDIEGVQDLKGITDLGFRIEKTK
- a CDS encoding stage 0 sporulation family protein, with product MACTNCSTGTDGGAPKGCKNNGTCGTDSCNKLTVFDWLSNMSLPQGQEPFDCVEVRFKNGRKEFYRNTEKLPLSIGDIVATESSPGHDVGIISLSGELVKIQMKKKHVDPKGEVPKIYRKATQKDIDIWSEARAKEEKVKVKARELAISLKLEMKISDIEFQGDASKATFYYTANDRVDFRQLIKEFAQEFKIRIEMKQVGFRQEAARLGGIGSCGRELCCSTWLTDFRSVNTAAARYQQLSLNPQKLAGQCGKLKCCLNYELDTYLDALKSIPDMDTKLYTEKGSAACQKIDIFKELMWFSYENQSSQWHILSVKQVKEIIELNKQKKKVLALEDFVIEQPKANTENFQNVVGQDSLTRFDKPKKKNNNNKNKKRTKPTINKNVTKKK
- a CDS encoding ferredoxin — translated: MIVVTLQRDKCIGCNYCVEMAPAQFQMSKKDGKTVLINSTNSKGFHTIKSNDYLILENCELAEKACPVKIISVKVT
- a CDS encoding peptidase U32 family protein, whose translation is MTTSGKIELMAPAGNFESMQAALDNGCDSIYFGVEQLNMRARATVNFVLDDLPEIARRCNQKNVRTYLTLNTIIYDHDLSIVKTLLTKAKEAGITAVIASDQAVIMSAKTMGIEVHISTQLNVTNIETVKFYALFADTIVLSRELSLRQVKKITEDIEKEQIKGPSGNLVEIEIFGHGALCMAVSGKCYLSLHSHNSSANRGACKQNCRKKYTVIDQESGFEIEMDNEYMMSPKDLCTLDFLDQVIDSGIKVLKIEGRGRAADYVATVIKTYREAIDSYYEGTFTKEKISIWMETLSTVYNRGFWSGYYLGQKLGEWSDNPGSSATQKKVYVGKGMHYFPKSNIAEFKIEAYDIKKGDKLLVTGPSTGAQELILEDFLVNDLASEKASKGDSCTMKVPFRIRLSDKLYKIVEN